The Pleurocapsa minor HA4230-MV1 genome has a window encoding:
- a CDS encoding SDR family oxidoreductase encodes MAVLPLEQSVIKFVIPKLDQENTMSQKLSGKVALVTGGTSGIGLATAKQFVVEGAYVFITGRRQTELDAAVNEIGKNVMGVKSDVSNLADLDRLYATIEQEQGRLDVIFANAGSAELIPLGSITEEHFDKTFNTNVKGLLFTVQKALPLIPEGAAIILNASTASIRGTPAFSVYSATKAAVRSFARNWILDLKDRQIRVNAVSPGTIPTPGYNLFGLSEEQVKEFVKSDVNNIPLGRVGTPDEIAKAVVFLASDDSSFVNGIELFVDGGMAQI; translated from the coding sequence TCAGGCAAAGTCGCCCTCGTTACTGGTGGCACCAGCGGTATTGGGCTTGCCACTGCCAAGCAATTCGTTGTCGAAGGTGCGTATGTTTTTATCACGGGTCGTCGTCAGACGGAACTTGATGCGGCTGTAAACGAAATTGGTAAGAACGTGATGGGCGTTAAAAGCGATGTCTCAAATCTGGCAGACCTCGATCGTCTTTACGCCACGATCGAGCAAGAGCAAGGTCGCCTCGATGTCATCTTTGCGAATGCTGGCAGTGCAGAACTCATCCCGCTCGGATCGATCACCGAAGAACATTTTGACAAAACATTCAACACCAATGTCAAGGGTCTACTTTTCACTGTGCAGAAGGCACTGCCGCTGATACCAGAGGGCGCTGCCATCATCCTGAATGCCTCAACTGCTTCCATCAGGGGTACTCCAGCCTTCAGCGTTTATAGCGCCACCAAAGCTGCCGTGCGATCGTTTGCCCGCAACTGGATACTCGACCTCAAAGACCGCCAGATTAGAGTGAATGCGGTCAGCCCTGGTACCATTCCGACTCCTGGTTACAATCTCTTCGGACTCAGTGAAGAGCAGGTGAAAGAATTTGTGAAGAGCGATGTCAACAATATCCCATTGGGACGCGTTGGCACGCCTGATGAGATCGCCAAAGCGGTTGTCTTTCTTGCTTCAGATGACAGCAGCTTTGTAAACGGCATTGAGCTATTCGTCGATGGTGGCATGGCACAAATCTAA